The DNA segment gtatactatggagtgcattaatcctcaattttgaatgcaaactcataaacaagtaaattttagctcaaaatggtcttaacatatttctctttcaccaaaagtttcatttctgccaatttgttggttagtttaagtaaacaatgacattaaatgcactattttttgtccgagtaggcctactttcacatacgttctaaatttgtgggagtaattggtggtatgacacctaaaGATATGGTCTTTCTAATTTTCTGtcaaatgccaaattagagctCTTACCCCATTTTCAGGGTCCACTGAACattaaaaatgatagtgcagatggggaatctgtgtactggggacacattattgttattttaggTATTGCAGGATGCGAGTTAACAATGTGTATGATATAGCTGACAGAGTTACTGTTTTTATTGTAGGTACTGTGGGATGCGAGTTAACAATGTGTATGATATAGATAGCAAGACATACCTTCTTAAGTTGCAGAGGTTAGTATAATAGAAACAACACTCATGAGAAAATGTTATCATTGAAGTAAACAACTTTTAAATGGAAaagaggaatgtgtcaaaaagaacACCCAAACCAAAGAACAGCCAGAGGCCACAAATGGGttttcaacacagcgagaaaatccagCACCCAtgcttaaaaacaaaatatgtactaCATGTTGTTTATCAAAAATGTTTGCCAAactaaaaacatgtaaatgaaccaaaatttaaaaaaaattgaatacaaTACTAACACTACAGAAAATGTAAAAGATAGTGTCCTGTGGTCAAGTTCATTAATATaatgtttaataaattaatCTTTATAAGACACAACAAAAAATGCCATTTCTTCATATAGAATGCaagtattttgaataaatggcACCATCTATATAAATGAAACCTGTTTAAACAGTATAGTACATTTCAGAATGTAATAAGTTCTATGTCATTGAATGCCTTTGTAAAAACAGTTTCATATATCATTTCAATGATCATACTTCATAGTAAGGGGAGGGGCCTCCAACAGATGCCTAGTGGTCTTAGAAGTTgaactactgtatcactagGCTGCAAGGGTTCGAACAAGTTTGGGTCCAAGGTCTAGGACCTGTCTTTTCTAGAAGAGGCccttttatctttaaatttataacaaaagtcAAGCAACCTTCCATTCTTTACACTGATGATTTATACACCACCATTGATTTCTGATGGAGGACCTTTCTCTTGAAATTTCAAATGGTCCTGTTCctttcataattcaaaacaaatttgaaccCCTTGGCTGTTGACACTAAGGTTGTGAGTTTGGAAAACCAAATGTGCAGGTCAGTTGTTCTCCAATCTTACATGTAGTtaactaggattgtcagttttttaaatgaagtttGGTGGTTCCCTCTGAGCATTCTGGTTTCTTCCACCATTAAAAACTGAAGACGAAATAGCAGCAGGTACTGACaatggtgttaaacaccaatcaatcaatcaattcatCAATTAATATTCCAATAATCCAATAATCAATTCTAAAAATTATTGTGAACTAACAATCCAGTTATCAATTGTAAAAGTAATTGTGAACTGATATTCTTATGATAACCAAACAAAGCATTTCAGCACTTTGAACCtagttttaaatgattttttcttaattttcaggCCAGATGAGAAAGCCATGATTTTGATGGAATCTGGAAATAAAATCCACACTACAGGTTTTGATTGGCCAAAAAATATGGCACCTTCTGGATTTTCTATGAAGGTATAAATACTTTCAGGTTGGCCTTGTCTGcatagatgtacatgtatgatgaaatacattaataatactgtaaattcaaaaaatattgtgagGTTTTGATTAATGTGAATCAGTGAGTATCTCAATAATAAGGAAGCACATTATCATTGTGTGCAGATTTTCCTAAACTCACAATAAGTCATCTCACATTTTTGTCTAGTCTTTAAAAATCACAGAATAAATGCACAGAATAATATctgaattttcagtaaaatcGTATTTgtaaaaaggacaaacaattgttttcttatattaaagcaaacatttaacttgtattttttttatcttaattacATAGAATATTTGCTTAACATAAGATTATGTTGTTTTAAAGACTTATggcagtttttaattttctagaTGAGAAAGCACATTAAGGGGAGAAGACTGGAGTCGATTGAACAGCTAGGTGTTGATAGAATTATAGATCTACAGTTTGGATCAGCAGAAGCTGCATATCACATCATTTTAGAATTATATGACAGAGTATGTAGTTTGAATTAGCTTGTCACTAATACATAGCTTATAGTAGAAATAAATGGGAAGGATGTCAAATTGACCTCcatgttgaaatcaaaatggGTATAAAGAAAGAAAGCTAAAAAAGTCAAGCCATTGAAAGATGATTATACTTTGGTGTCACATAAGTAgaaaagagaagattttttatattatttttgaacttATATCAATGATGTATTGCCATTGCCAATAGTCTGTTTGAGTTTCATGTTGTAATTTTTTGCCTTAGGGAAATATAGTGTTAACAGACTTTGAATACACTATATTGAACATTCTCAGACCTAGAACTGATAAATGCCAGGATGTTAGATTTGCTGTCAAGGAAACATATCCAATAGATGCAGCAAAGCAACATGTAGTACCAACTGAAGAATCGTAAGTTTCAGAAGTTACACTGTATATGCTGTCAAAATCattttcagtttctttttcattgtttcagCTAAGTTAGTTTACAagtatcaatgtttttttcactgaagaataaacatatttacacttgtatgcaaatttgtctgTCATTTCTTAAAACCATGAAGGTTTCTGCAAAATATATTGCTTCGTGTAGTTGTTTGACATAGTGATTAAAAAGCAGTTGTTGCATGACATCCAAAGGTTATCTTGAGACAGATAAAGGGTCATTCATAGGTTTAATACCTAATTGATTATATACAACTATTTGTTGAAAGTAAACAATATCAAGCCTGTAACAGTCCAGACCTTTTTGTTCAAATTTAGAAAtgctataataatattcatgtaataattatttttatttttttttatttttagcttaAGAGGAATTTTACTCTCTGCAAAGCCAGGTGATCAGTTGAGAAAAATCCTTATTTCTCATTTAGGTGAGTATGGAAACATCTAATTCATATTAAAAGTCCAATGATGAAATCATGAGTTTGACTCAAATGTATGAACATTTAGAGAGTATTTTCTTGTGTTATTAATTTCATAGTTACAATAAGTATAACGAGGTGAAATAGTATAATTTACTTTCTTTGACAGATTATGGTCCTGGTTTAATAGATCACAGTTTGTCGACAGCAGGGTTTCCTGATAATTGTAAAATAGATAAAGgctttgaaattgataaaggtTTGTTTACATCTTCATTATAGTCTAATCTATTGATTTATGTGCCAATGAGTTCTACAGAATcttgaaaaacaattttcattctGACTGGGTAAGAAGTATTTCAATTTctatcatttaaatgtttttgtctagtcttctaaatattttattaaaggcAAGATGTAAATGTGTTAATCCAACTGTGGGGTAAACTATCAACTAAAAAGATCCATACTATAGAATGGAGAATGGCTGCCATATGATCTAAATTTTCcacttgttaatattttttgttcctGTTGTTTTATAATTACTGAATAAAACACTTGGTTCATCAATAAACATTAAGTTTTCATGTTGAGGTTGGTTTCACAGATACCATTAGGAAAAGGTGACCTATACTTGGTTCATACAATCACTTTActtgtacatgtctgtctgaagGGTTCAATCGACCATGACCTAATTTATATTCTTTCATCAATGTCAAGTCTTCATGTTTGTGTCTGTTTCTCATTTACTAAAAGTTGTAAGAAAAActtatttattctttaaaattactGGTATTGTAAGCAgctgaccttaacctcattttatGGTGGATATATATATGATCCtcaaattttgtatgaaactGATTTCACATACATTAGACATATACAGTCAGAATTGATAAAACAGGCAAGACATTTCAAGGTGTGCACTATAGTGTTAATTTTGTACCTTTACATGTATTGAGTTTAAAAGACTATGTTCATGTGAATAATCATGTGATTATTGTAGATTTTACAAAGTTACTAATTGCCATAGAGGAAGcagaagaaaattttaaactCTTACAAGAAAATGAGAGCAAGGTAAAACCTTTATACACTTGAAATTGATATACCTGTACCTGTCCTGAAACAAATCATGTGTGGAGAGaatatttgtcttttcattATCAATTTATCAGATTAAAAGGTTGTTTTAGGTAAATTCAAGGGACTAAATAACTTTTTGGGGTAAAAAATTGTGCGATGTTACAATATCTATTATTATAATTTCCTCATTTTCattaatcttttagaaaaattatttCTGGCATAAACTTTTGGTTGAACGTGAATTCCAATATTTCCACAACAGTTATATAGCTTtccaaaatagttttgtcagtCATATTACGAACAGTATTTTAGGCAAATGCCAAGTTCAAATGGTTAGACAGAGATGCAAGGTGAAGAATGTTTAGgagaattaaaagaaatgatagcaatttaaaaaaaaaatataaacaaaattgaaatatatacataataatgaaTATATTCTGAATccttacatttttgtacaagtgTTGgatgtatttgaaatattacaggGCTACATCATtcagaaaaaagagaaaagaccAGCTGGATCAGAAAATAAAGAAGATCTACTGACGTAAGAAATAAACCATTATGTTATAAATCTAATTGGCTGTAAATAAGATATTATTCTCATttattgtattggtttgaaATAGCTCTATGTTTAAGCtaattataaatgtttagaCTTTGTTTTTCCAAAGAAAAACTGACACATTAGGTATAAGTCacaatatttttatactaatTAGTTATACTTTTGATAGGTATGATGAATTTCACCCGAGGTTATTCAAACAGCATGCGGAGAAGCCATTCCAGGAGTATGATTCTTTTAATCAGGTATTTCATATTAGTACATCTTTGCATTACACTGTCTCtctttataaatttaacaacATAATTGTCTTATGTATAagtattaaaatatgattattcTATCTGTATCAGTATGACTTTTGTAATTTCTTTGTTAATAAGAAGCCACAGTAGTGAGATTTACATGTGCTGTAGTCAGCAGCTGCTTCAACAATGTGTAAAGTTTGTAATCAGTTCACACAAATAATGACCGTAATTTACTGTAATTTACTTCAGTGAACCCAACCTGGCTATACTTAAGtcgaaaaatgaaaatgaagtctCATGCAACCCTTATTTCTATGTTGGTAATTTATATATTAGTCCGATGATAACTAGGTACCTTCTGTATAAATTCTTAATGCTAGATTGGTTATCAATAATTGCAGGTATGTCCATATAGTAGGAAAATTTTTAATCTGATTAATTTATTGCATGTATGCAGGACATTATTAGCGTTTACCACTAGGCAAACATGTATCAATCAAAAGGAACACAGATTTATATAAGAgcactggtttttgaataacatgtatatttcatatttacatgtatttactctTGATGCTATACATAatgaattctttaaaaaaaatatgttacaatAACAATCAATCTAAATAACTGAACTGCATACTACCCCATTTGGACTCAGGTGATTAGTCCCAACACATTTCCTTAATTTTATAGAGTTGTTCTTTGTAGTAAATAATGTTTATTCCTCTCAGTAATTggtcagatttttttctcttttaaaggTCAACAATGCtatttgatgaatattttaGTCTTGATGTAACATATTCTCTGTATCTAGTAAGATAAAACCACTGATGAGATGGCAGATTTGTGACAATTTTGGAGACTAAACTAGTTTTAATTTTACCACACATTGAATACCAATCAgtcaaataacaaatatgtcaacaaaaaaTTATTGTACTTTTCTTTCTTTCAGGCAGTAGATGAGTTTTTCAGTAAACTTGAAGGTCAAAAGATGGATATGAAGACTGTTCAACAGGTAACCAGcataaattttaattgtttcacCAGTTGTTCAATATTATAGTTAAAGTTAATTTGTTTGCTCCATTAATCAATTAAACAAGCAAGTCTGAAAAGGAGAAACCAAAAGAAATTAtcacaatttaaataaaatatttatcttttcagGAAAAATCAGCCTTGAAAAAGTTAGATAATATTAAAAAGGATCATGAGAAACGAATAGAACAGTTACAAAAGGTGCAGGATACTGATATTAACAAAGGAAGACTGATTGAGATGAATCTAGGACTGGTTAGTAGAGACAAATACAAATAGTTATTGATgatattaaaacatgtaaaatgtattaaattcagaaaaatatgtCATGCTACACAAGTCATTGTAATGGAGTTATTATTTACATACTTTCTTGACAATTATCAATCTTAATAATTTGTGAAATTACTCAACTTTCTCATGATATCAAAACCCACAAAGGCTCAAGATAAGATTATAttcacgaaaaaaaaataaaaacttgttgGTTCTCTCTTGTTGTTTAGCGTAAGCAAATAGTTTTTCCATCAAAAGTTTCATTgggccaaataaagtattgacaataaacaaaaaacacttGCTATATTATGATTATTGCTAATCATGttcttttattgatttaaagGTTGACCAAGCTATACTTATTGTAAGAAGTGCTTTAGCTAACCAGATTGACTGGGCAGAAATTCAGAGACTTGTAAAAGAAGCCCAACAACAAGGTGACCCAGTAGCACAATGTATAAAATCACTGAAGCTTGATACCAACCATATTTCAGTGGTACTTAAGTAtgtattggtatttttttttatttttgagtctcTCTTcttgataataaataaatatatataaaggttgtgacTAGTGCATGGTGGGTGTAACATGATCATATATActattgttttgtattgtaaTTTTAACTGTAACaatgaagaagttttttttgtgaaaattataaatacactGAAGTTTGGACTTAGAtatcattgtaaaatataaatgagtgttttgaataataaaaaggaTCACATTGTGCTTATAACTGAAAGCATCTAAAGTATATCTGAGTAatgtgtattcatttatttttcataggtaccaatttacataaattatgGAAAACTTACACGTTCAtcgatattttatttcatggttttgcagaagtctgcatacaagcctataaaatattttctattccttgaacatttaatttcataattcaCCTGAACCAACaaaatccataaaaaattgttatccaacgaataataataaatcaacaGTACACagtattctattttttttaacttgccTGAAAggtcttatttaaaatatctttagaaGATCACTTTGGATGATTTTACTTATTTCATGTCTCATGCTATAAACACTTTCTCTTGTTgggaaaatacatgtaaaactgAACCTTTCATTAAATTTGTGTGGAATAATTTTACTTGTATATGTTATCATTGAATCTTTATTATAGAGACCCCTACTTTGAAAGTGATGATGAAGACCTGAATGAAGACATATTACGTCCAATGAACATAGACATAGACCTATCACTAAGTGCTTATGCCAACTCTAGAAAGTAAGTTTGTTACCATAGCTACttttatgttcaaaaatatcaaataattttgttgctTAAGTTTTTTGCTAACAAGAACAAATACAGCAATTTCCATGGTAATTTGTGACCTCTAAGCTGAACGGAACTTGTCAATAGGTAATTATACCAATTCTTGAAAGTAAATCTTTTCCATGTTATTATTAAAGCAGTACAATGCATAAAGAATCTTAattaataattgtattgtattgtaaatatCCTCTTTACTCTTATAATTTCTCTTATGTAGATTTTTCGATATGAAGAAGTTAGCAGCTAAGAAAGAACAGAAGACTATTGAAGCCTCTGGCATGGTAGGTTTATGAATATTAAACTGTATATAACTAGATTCCGCGAGGTGAACCAACGCCTGTGAAATCGTTTTGGTAGAGTCCCTGAAGTGGATACCTTGGTATGCCGGGTTGTCAAATCATGCAAATGAATGCAAtccttaaataataataattaaaattgacaacaacacaATAACTAGGTTAAATACAATTAGAGAAGATCTTTCAAACTTATTCTGTCATGCACGTTGGTCCACAGATTATTGTGTTATTATTGTCGTttgattgctgtctcattgaagtataaccacatctccttttattgatatctttgtACCTGTTTGTGGGGATTTATTGTGATATGCTCAGTTTGACtgtcttcttattttttaaccAATTAATCAAGTTTGACCTTTGATTTGATCAAACCAATGCTGGAGGAAGACATCTGATTGGATCTGCAAATACATAATATGAATAAGAATATAAGTACTAATTCataaatgttccaaacttaTACCAACTATGTGTTAATATggaaataattatttgaaaacaactaATTGATGCCATTATCAATTTaaaggaatattttttcattgttaataGGTTTTGATTCACCATAAAGGTATACCCTTTGTACTTACTATTAATAGGGTagaatttttcagattttttagatatttaaccTTATTTTCACAGGCATTAAAGTCAGCAGAGAGGAAAACAAAGGAGACATTAAAAGAAGTTGCCATGGCAGCAACTATCAACAAAACAAGGAAGACATATTGgtaattgcttttaaaaaaatgttatttttaacaaacttcTATGCTGTTGataatttaatgattatttattataaatccaAACTCATACAAATAGATAAGCAGATAACCCCTTTTgaaatcaattgaaattttaataaaatgtttttgaccTCTAAACAAAATTATGATCTCTGAGTTGATAATGGCGACAGTATCTGTGATAACTTAGAtgagggagggtaggaggggtcctgatcccgaaatcccgagcttaaaaatacgaaatcctgaggtcccgaaattcgaaaaaagaattggattccgaaagggtcaatcctgaaatcctgatcttaaaaacacctgatttcggagtcccgataaaggtcctatccccctcttAGATAACCTCTTTAGATAAGTATTTCCTTCCTTAGTTAAACATTTAACTGAGGCCAATAGCTTGTGTATCAAAAGCAGTGGCTAAAATTTACCTTAAATGTATGACTTGAACTAAATGAGTTTTAAACTTTAACCGTTGGTGATGGTATTTTCCCAGAGTTAAAAGGAGTCAAATAAAAGCTTCCCCTAGATAATTTTAGCAAGATGATATGCATATTGACACAATTCATTGCAAAtagtatatttaattttttaggtTTGAAAAGTTTTTATGGTTTATTACATCTGAAAACTTCTTGTGTGTTGGAGGTCGTGACCAGCAACAGAATGAAATGATAGTGAAAAAATATCTTAGGCCAGGTATGTAAACTCTAGTTTTACTGTGTATTATGATATTAAGATATTCAAGGAAAACTGTAGTTTTGTGTGTGGGAGACAGCACATGTGGTTTAAGACAACTCATATGAccaatatttaattcatttcagtgtaaaaaaataccaacaaaaatgAGAATTAAGTTCAATAAGGACATTCAGTCATAAAGTTAGTGTGTGCATCCAGTTATTGAagtataacaatatttaaacaaaagaagttcactatatattttcttgatttattgaatattttgattcaGGTTAAGTTTAACATCCAAGTTTATTTCTCAAATACTAATTGATCTTTAATCATATAACAAAAGGTGGTGTATAACAACATCATTAATAGTTGTTTTTAATGTTAGCTTATATTACATTGCTCagtatgtacatatatataggaagatgtgatgtgagtgccaatgagacaactctccatccaaataacaatttaaaaaaaaggttaaaccattataggtcaatgtatggccttcaacacggagccttggctcacactgaacaacaagctataagggccccaaaattactagtgtaaaaccattcaaacaggaaaaccaacgatctaatatatgttatgatgtttATATCTACAGGTGATTTATATGTGCATGCTGATCTTCATGGAGCTTCCAGTATTGTTATAAAGAACCATACCAGTAAGTTACAGTAGATTAGgccatgtaaaataaattaactgGTTCTCAGATACTAAGTTCTAAAGATTTTAAGGGGGAAGGGTAGTACACAAtagttgtattatatatttatgttgagATTGGCACTTTTGTTGAaggaattaaaaaatataaaagatcaaTAAAAATTGTAGTAACATTGTGCCAATATGACAGGTAAACAAGACCAtgaaatatatcattgaaaacCAAAGACTTGAGTGAGGCAAACCTAACAGAAATAGAGGggcagtgtttttttttatataatgaataGATGACAATCTAAtaaacatattgttttaaacCCCCATTAGAGCACGTGACTTATTCTgtcatcaaattgaaaaaaaatatatcgatGGATACACACCAACACAGTGCTATGGGAAATGTTGCAATGAAATCAAGTCCTATAAAATTTATGTGAAATCATTACCTTTctgtcagtttaattgaagtctggagcgggcatgtcagttaactgctagtagtctgttgttatttatgtattattgtcattttgttcattttctttggttacatcttctgacatcacactcggacttctcttgaactgaattttaatgtgcatattgttatgcgtttacttttctacattggttagaggtatagggggagagtTGAGATTTCACAAAcctgtttaaccccgccgcatttttgcacctgtcccaagtcaggagcctctggcctttattagtcttgttttattttaattttagtttcttgtgtacaatttggaaattagtatggcgtttattatcacttgactagtatatatttgtttaggggccagcaaAAGGACGCCTCTGGGCGCGGGAATtgctcgctacattgaagacctgttggtgacctactgctgttgttttttatttggtcggattgttgtgtctttgacacattccccattttcattctcaattttattaagatgaaatataacattttaataaaaaaaaaacaataaaaaaaaacatatactgGAATAAATAGACACAAGCCTTAATTTTGGAAACCAATAAATACATGAACATGGAGGTGAGTAAAGCTTTAAGTATAAAGAACAGAAGTTTGaagaatatatgaatatatgtatatatttatttagtgtATTTATGTCTTTTAGACACATGGCATGATTATACACGAGTTTTCATATTGAAAATCATAGCTGTTTTTTAGTACCATATCTGTTATGATTTATTAGGTGACCCAATACCTCCTAAATCATTGAATGAAGCTGGTGCCATGGCCATATGTAATAGTGCAGCATGGGATGCTAAGGTTGTGACTAGTGCATGGTGGGTATACCATGATCAGGTATCTAAGACAGCACCTTCAGGAGAGTACCTAACAACAGGAAGTTTTATGATCAGAGGTAAGTAGTGTAATAACATTAGATTTTTATTCCATGCACAATGTATTTGACTTCTAAATATTCTCTCATAGTACTATTTTCACtgtttgatatttcttttttgctCTTCACAAAACTAAAATCTTTGAATTGTTTGCTAAGTTAATTGCAATTTCATCCTGACCTTTGTTATATGATTACAGGTAAAAAGAATTATCTTCCACCATCCTATCTTGTTTATGGATTTGCTTTGCTGTTTAAAGTAAGTATGATAATGAATACACTATTTGTAAGAAAGGGTAACATTTTTATGTTCTTTTATTTCAAGGTTTAATTAGGGCCCCGACTAAAAgtcgggtcgccctatagtgatcagtctgtctgtccgtctgtccgtccgtccgtctgtctgtccgtccgtcgtaacactttaactttgtgtccgctccatatctagaaaaccattatgatttcatactttatactttacatgtttattaaccaccaccagagggcgtgtcatgatgtatgtacaactttctaggtcaaaggtcaaggtaaaaaaactttggtttcagttgacaaccttgtgtcctgtggtgatgatcgtgtccgctctatatcttgagaacccttatgatttcaaagtttatacttgacatccatttgaaccaacaccagagggtgtgtcatgatgtatgtacaacttcctaggtcaaaggtcaaggtcaataactttggtttcagttgacaaccccgtgtcctgtg comes from the Mytilus trossulus isolate FHL-02 chromosome 3, PNRI_Mtr1.1.1.hap1, whole genome shotgun sequence genome and includes:
- the LOC134712451 gene encoding ribosome quality control complex subunit NEMF-like, translated to MKTRFSTIDIAVVIKEIRKYCGMRVNNVYDIDSKTYLLKLQRPDEKAMILMESGNKIHTTGFDWPKNMAPSGFSMKMRKHIKGRRLESIEQLGVDRIIDLQFGSAEAAYHIILELYDRGNIVLTDFEYTILNILRPRTDKCQDVRFAVKETYPIDAAKQHVVPTEESLRGILLSAKPGDQLRKILISHLDYGPGLIDHSLSTAGFPDNCKIDKGFEIDKDFTKLLIAIEEAEENFKLLQENESKGYIIQKKEKRPAGSENKEDLLTYDEFHPRLFKQHAEKPFQEYDSFNQAVDEFFSKLEGQKMDMKTVQQEKSALKKLDNIKKDHEKRIEQLQKVQDTDINKGRLIEMNLGLVDQAILIVRSALANQIDWAEIQRLVKEAQQQGDPVAQCIKSLKLDTNHISVVLKDPYFESDDEDLNEDILRPMNIDIDLSLSAYANSRKFFDMKKLAAKKEQKTIEASGMALKSAERKTKETLKEVAMAATINKTRKTYWFEKFLWFITSENFLCVGGRDQQQNEMIVKKYLRPGDLYVHADLHGASSIVIKNHTSDPIPPKSLNEAGAMAICNSAAWDAKVVTSAWWVYHDQVSKTAPSGEYLTTGSFMIRGKKNYLPPSYLVYGFALLFKLEEGSVSRHKGERKVRTHEDDLESIADSVATESDLGLDTGSINSDSDEDLDDHKENEEDSLEGKMEKVEITMKSDNETCDESDKDKSIDKVTDIKGQLNEENTSDSSDGEQSFPDTKITLQHVKGDKYELHRDRTPSESIEPPQDPVQDHVDIKQNRLSAKQRRELKKARKQQSAISETENESIKLEKKPQESEKKPEESDVKSIQQKNNKNNNDTNSEQQQQQPLPKRGQKSKMKKIKEKYADQDEEERQLRMDILASSGPREEDQSTKKSKKYRKSQKLHSVPQQNQQKGGRKMPVVSMTTTIHIEDEDFKGIYNKEKMQKTKDPLEDGESDDENEDDSKQKSEDIQILDSLTGLPVPEDELLYAVPVCGPYNALLNYKYKVKLQPGSTKRGKACKLALNMFVHDRHIQQREKDLTKILKDADVSRNLPGKVKVSAPNIHKVKRK